attcgcactcacagtcacacctacgggcaatttagagtctccaattcatgcatgcttttgggatgtgggaggaaaccggagtgcccggagaaaacccacacaggcacagggagaacatgtaaactccacacaggcggggccagggattgaacacagaactgtgaggcagactctctaaccagtcgcccaccgtgtccGTTACTAAGCAGGTCCAGTATCttataatttatatttgttgAGGATCACATTGGACTGCAAGTTCACAGAGGAGGTCTGTGGAGTCAGAGTGTGGCGATTGGACACAGCAGCCAAATTGAGATTTGAAGCACGCGATGATACAGTCGCACATCATCAGCCTCTGACTCTAGACACATAGGATAtctcataaacacacacacacacacacaaatctgcTCTTGCCCCCGACACACAAAGAGGGCTGTAATTGCTGTTCAGTGCGATGTGGAGGGCTCCACTGGGGTTTTGTAGTAAATTCTTGAGGCCAAATTGGTAATTATTTACCACAAAAGTGTGGGGCTGATTGTGGTTAATTACAGCCAACTAATTGTCCCCATTCTGTACGTTCCACCACACTGCATGAGCACTGTATTCTGGACTAATGATATGGAATAGGAGAGAccagctttgtgtgtgtgtgtgcgtgcgtgcgtgtgtgtgtgtgtgtgtgtgtgtgtgtgtgagttcgtgcgtgcgtgtgggtgtgtgtgtgtgtgtacgtgtgtgtgcgcgcttcaCAACCACTCTCCTTCACGGCTGCATTTGTTTTGACTGGCTGTCCATCACATCCCTCAGTTTACTTTTTACTCTCaacagtatttgtatttaaatcatCATGTTTTATTCTAAAGCTTTCTATAAATCTAAACTGTTATTAGTTTAGcataattaattgattaattagaGCATGTTTCGTTTGTATGAAATTTCCTGTTTACAGTACGAtcgctttctttctttttctgattATCAATTAAATTTGCAATTTCAGAAGCTGTGAAATTAAACCAATTTAAATAGAATGACAGTTGGCATAATTTTGACGTCATTAAatataattcatgttttttaacAAACCTCCCATtgataacagtatttttttaaataaacaaacttaaaaatgtactgttccaaattattatgcacaacAGACTTTCAAGACATGTTTTAAAGAACTAAAAATAGTCATGTATTGGATTTGCAGCATTCGGATgtcatatttactgaaattaaaGCATCATGACAAGTCAAGTTACATTTTGGCATAGTAGGACCGCTTATTTGATAGCAGTTCCACAATTCTTACATCCATTAAACTTATGAGTTTTTGGAGAGTTcctgcttgaatttctttgagaTGTATTGTCACGCTTTAAGATGTTTTTGTTAATGAAAGAATGATTCTTCCTTTGGAACCATGGAAGAAAGTGATCAGTTAGAAAGTCCACATACATTTCAGAGGTCATTTTCACACCGTGAAGGGGCctctaaaataaaatgcatgcacCGCCAGTCCGCCACTCCTTGCTAGCTTAGCAGCCTTGTTGGGACATGGTGGCCTTCCACCAACCATCCACGACTCCATCCGTCTGGACCATCCAGTCAGTGGACAATCACCTACTGCAATTTATacctctgcatcatttgctgCTACGGGCATAAAAGGAGAAAAAGTCATGTTGTGGCCCCCATCCTCTCCTGACCGCAATTGAGAACATTTGGAGCATCCCCAAGCAAAAGATCATTGAGGGTGGTAGGCAGTTCACATCCAAACTGCAGCTCTGGGAGGTTAATCTGACATCCTGCAAAGCAATTCAAGCAGTAATTCCCCCAAAACTCAAATTGTACATATTATATTTCTGTGATACAGCAGGAATCTTTTGCGAGAGATAGACAgctgcgatatagcgggggcgCAATTGATGGAGCACGATATGGCAGGGGAAAAGCTGCAAtggttaaaataagactaccCTAAATCCCCTCAAAAGTTGTGctgatcagattttttttttttcccttgcagGCCTCAGTAACATCATTGGAATTATTGTCTATATTTCGGCCAACTCAGGGGACCCGGGACAAAGTGACAGCAAGAAGTCCTACTCCTACGGCTGGTCGTTCTACTTTGGGGCGCTATCGTTCATAATGGCAGAAATGGTGGGTGTGCTGGCTGTGCACATGTTCATTGAGAAGCACCGAAAGCAGCGGGCTAAGTCCCGCACCGAGCTCATCAAGAAGTCCGCCTTCAGCCGCATCCCCTCCTATCGTTACCGCTTCCGGCGCCGCTCCAGTGTCCGCTCGTCTGAGGTTCCCAGCCGTGATGCCTCGCCACTGGGGAAAGTTGGCTACACAGGGCCCGGCGTCTCTGAGATGCCGATGTACACGCTGAACCCACGCGAGGCGGGCAACGCCGCCACCAAATCCGGCCTAGTCGGGCTGCTCAACTCTGAGAGGGATTTCCTCCAGAGTAGCACGCTCACTAAAGACTACACAAAGGACCCCAACCGCAGGACCACGCCTGTCTGACAGGTGTTCCCTGTAGATATTAACCAATCACAGTAGcaaagaggaggaggctgaGAGAGGGAGTGCTCACTGAAGCAGGCAGGGGACACACGGGGTTAAAGGGGAATGGTGGGTACTGGGGCATCCGAAATACCTTGACTGTGAACTGTGAACTTTTAGCCTTTGAACTGTGAATCCTGAGCCCAGTGAGCATTTCAGTGTGTGTAGCACGAGCCGTTTGAATGGAGAAATTTTTTCCCATCTCCAACCTCATGTTTCTGTAGTTGGCACATTCATTCGTTCTGTTTATGATCAGCTTCTATTCATGAATTGGCTTTTTGGCTTCTTTTAAATGGGATTTTTCCATCTCGAGTGGTTTGCTATTTTGGCAGATTCTCCTAAAAGATGAATGAAACGTGAACCGGAGAAAGGGGGGAGGGTAGGACAACTGTCCTTCTTTGGTAGCAGATCAGTCAGATGAGTGCAGTATTCTGTTTTCAGTTCAGCTGActtaaaaatatcaatgacggaTGCATTTGTCCGTGTATATGTAcaggtatatactgtatgctccTTTTGGATTGCTTTAATCATGGACTAGCTTCTGTCATGACAGACAGACTGTACTGAAGGTGACTTGAGTTCATCCCTGGTGACAAACCTCCTTTTTTAGCTGACCGCTggtcagttgtttgtttgtcgcGGGCGTCATCACCTTTAGATGGTCATTTTTAGATCATTGGTGCTTCCTTATACTTCTTTATTTTCTCTATTTATTTCTTcaccaaaagaaagatttgTCTGTTCATTTTTCACCCACCACTTTTGATCTGTGTTGCTCACTTCACCTCTTCATTCTCGCTACCTTTCACCCTCTCTTTTCCACACTCGTCTTCCATCTGTGCCGCTGATAGACTTGCTGCATTGAGGAACCTGTGAAAGAGAGGAGACCACTTAGCTGTGAATATGGTTCTAGACAGAGCCATAAAGACATTAAACAGGGACGGAAATGCTCGCCCACTACCTCCTGCTGAATATCGTTCAACAATTTTGTCTAAAGTCTCTGTTGTGCATTGGCGGAAAGAATTGGTATGTGGGACGCGATGTAAAGCAGACCGGAGAGTAGTACCGTGCATTATTCAGAGGGTTTGTGCTCCATCCATTGATGTGTCAGTCACAGCCTTCCCTTCTTCCTTAGGTCCCGTACATGTGCATTGACTGTATGCACGTATACAGTACAAACACACGTCTTCTATCTGTGACCGCCACAAACGTGTGTTCAAACACAGAACACATCACACCAATACATCTCCATATTTCTCCCTCGTAACACTTAAATACTCACTCAAATATACTGCATGTTGCTGTCATGGGATAATAGAAAGACACCGACACATCTGCATTATCATTTCACTGTCAGCTCAGCTTTTCAATTTAGCAGGATCGGAGTTTGCCAAGCATGATTTGATGTGCTTTATAGCAGAAAAATGCTGTAGACACATATGCTGTACAGTGGCCATTTATTTTGGTACACATGAAGGCATTCACAAGCAGGGACGGCGGTGGTCgacaatttcaaaacaaacacgCAAAATAACTCAGTTTACaatattgaaaaacatttatctGCGGTATTTTCCCATCCACTCACTGTATGTGGTTTACACTGTATGAAGCTTCAGTCTATTGTGGCCTGCTGGGTTGTGTTTGTAAAAGGCTTAAACTGTATGTTGATCTGGTCCAAAGAAAGATGCAAATATACAGCATTTTATACCACTAACACATATTGTCTGGTTCCGCGAGATTTTTATCAAATCACCAGACAACACCTGAACACATCCCGCAACAGGGAGGAGGGGGGCTGTGAATGAGACCGCAAAATTGCAGCATCAGAGGTGTAACAGTAGAGTCAGGATTTGTCTGCCTTTGCCTTTTACGCTGAACCCAGCGAAGTGGGATATTGGCGCAATTGTGTGTCTTCACGCAGCGTCACAGTAACCCACAATCAGATAATTACATGTGTGACGCCGTCAGCGTCGGATTTACgtataaaatactgtactgcGCGCAGAGACAGTTGCTTTCAAAATAACAGGACAGAGATATGACGGCATTTCTACATTCCCTTACACACAGGAGCCGCCTTGACTCTGTTATGGCTTTGGCATAAGgcaagctgtttgagcatttattcagtaTCCTACTAGTGTGCTAAATTGTCCATGCTATAGTACTCTCTTTGTCCCTAATTGTCAATTCAGCTTTTTAGTAGAAGACTTGGTCTTCCAAGTGATGTTTTTTACACTACTGCCTTCCATGACTCTTGACATTTCTGCGCAATAGTAAAAAGAGTAGGGCACGCTACtagaacaactacatgttactagtaagGCAAAACTTTGTCCTAGCCAACATATGTGTGCTACTAGTGATACTAGTTATGTAAAATTCTACTTGTTAACTTCTAGCATTTCTCTAGTTGCACAAGTAGCACACAGATGTCAACGcatgcacagttttgcctcactacaAATGTAGTTGTTTTACTAGTGCACCCTAGTCATTCTAGTGTGCTGAAATGTCATACAGCGGTGGAACAAACTTATTCTACTAGTCCAccctagttgttctactagtgcgcctgAGTCATTCACTGAGCAACGCGGCAGAAACCGACTGAACTGTCTTGTCACGCAGTGCGTGGGGTCTACCACTGGTTTTCTTGAGTGGCCAACAGTCGGCCACCGGTTTTGCTgttattcaaaattttaatcgcCGGTGCATGATGTTGCCACATCGCAAATGTGAGAGCCAATCAATAATGCGctttcacgcacacacacaaaatatgtttcCAGGTTTTAAACGTGAGACCCAGCCAGCCACTGTGGCACTGCCAAGccgtatcagaatcagaaccatctttattttgccaagtatgtccaaaaaacacacaaggaatttgtctccggtagttgaagtacagtacagtatatacaatatgtattctgtatattctgttttacagtAATAATTAACTATAATTTGTTATGTGCCCTTGGCTAGAAAGCAAATCGTGGCATCTCTGTCATCGAAATCCACAGGTGCATCAGTGTATTGGGAGctcaatcattgccaacagtCTCTCAAAATATCAACACTCTTATTATTCTTGCCCGTTTCCTGTTTTGTGGCCATGCGTTTCTTACTTGACAATCAcggcatgtttttgtggttcaataaaaaataataccatACAGAATGTTTAATGTGGAGCCTCAAATGCCAATAcagggttgcagtttttccattgcagcttGACAGTAGTTGTCCGGCACTTAATCACTTGGTGACTGGCGAAAAGTCAGCAACTGTTGTTTTCTTGCAGTGGTCCACTCAGTGGCATTTGGTCGCATCACACTGTGTGCGACAGGCCTTAGTTGTTCAACTAATgaactgaattgtcttactagtgaggacaaagagcatacttgTACATCGAAAATTCAATGTATTAGTCGGAtactgaataaatgctcaaatcgCTTTCCGTTCTGACGCCAACTCTAAAGGCAGATTATTCCCGCAATGCCTTTTTGCCCCATTTCGTGTTAGTGCCGTTCATACAGAAAATCAAAAAATGTTTGCGTCTGAAAGGGCGTACATCCATAAAATTAACTGAAATTGATTTAGCAAGAATGTGAGTAGCTTATAGAATGGCTACAAACTAAAAATTCTATGAGTAACGTGTGTGtgaaattcatatttattttttttcacttccttaTATACTTCCCTTGATCAGTATTGCACtgttttataagaacaaaacataaaacaaggcCAAGCAGTTTTGGGACAGCTAATTACCTTGATATGGAAAGATGTGCAACACTCCCCATAGAGAGCATTTT
This Phycodurus eques isolate BA_2022a chromosome 16, UOR_Pequ_1.1, whole genome shotgun sequence DNA region includes the following protein-coding sequences:
- the cacng3b gene encoding voltage-dependent calcium channel gamma-3 subunit isoform X1 — protein: MKMLMCDRGVQMLVTTVGAFAAFSLMTIAVGTDYWLYSRGVCRVKSSGDNDTSRKNEEVMTHSGLWRTCCLEGTFRGVCKKIDHFPEDADYEADAAEYLLRAVRASSIFPIMSVGLLFLGGLCVAASEFYRSRHNVILSAGIFFVSAGLSNIIGIIVYISANSGDPGQSDSKKSYSYGWSFYFGALSFIMAEMVGVLAVHMFIEKHRKQRAKSRTELIKKSAFSRIPSYRYRFRRRSSVRSSEVPSRDASPLGKVGYTGPGVSEMPMYTLNPREAGNAATKSGLVGLLNSERDFLQSSTLTKDYTKDPNRRTTPV
- the cacng3b gene encoding voltage-dependent calcium channel gamma-3 subunit isoform X2 codes for the protein MLVTTVGAFAAFSLMTIAVGTDYWLYSRGVCRVKSSGDNDTSRKNEEVMTHSGLWRTCCLEGTFRGVCKKIDHFPEDADYEADAAEYLLRAVRASSIFPIMSVGLLFLGGLCVAASEFYRSRHNVILSAGIFFVSAGLSNIIGIIVYISANSGDPGQSDSKKSYSYGWSFYFGALSFIMAEMVGVLAVHMFIEKHRKQRAKSRTELIKKSAFSRIPSYRYRFRRRSSVRSSEVPSRDASPLGKVGYTGPGVSEMPMYTLNPREAGNAATKSGLVGLLNSERDFLQSSTLTKDYTKDPNRRTTPV